From a single Streptomyces sp. NBC_01264 genomic region:
- a CDS encoding tryptophan 2,3-dioxygenase family protein: MSHALDASGDGGSDTPNLDFAGTTPYEDYVQADVLTHLQHLRSDDPGEMVFLVTTQVMELWFTVIVHEWETAAQALRENRLPVAMDALKRSLRELEALNASWRPLAQLTPGQFNAYRAALGEGSGFQSAMYRRMEFLLGDKAASMLVPHRGAPRVHAELEKALQEPSLYDEVLSLLARRGLPVPESVLDRDLSQRYEPSPEVEAVWTALYADPDAHLDLHRLGEVLTDVAELVWRWRNDHLVATRRAMGAKTGTGGSAGVTWLEKRAQKNVFPELWTARSHV; encoded by the coding sequence ATGTCGCACGCCCTTGATGCCTCCGGAGACGGCGGTTCGGACACCCCGAACCTCGACTTCGCCGGCACGACCCCCTACGAGGACTACGTCCAGGCGGACGTCCTCACCCACCTCCAGCACCTGCGTTCGGACGACCCGGGCGAGATGGTCTTCCTGGTCACCACCCAGGTCATGGAGCTGTGGTTCACGGTCATCGTCCACGAGTGGGAGACCGCCGCGCAGGCGCTCCGCGAGAACCGCCTCCCCGTCGCGATGGATGCGCTGAAACGATCCCTCCGCGAGCTGGAGGCCCTCAACGCCTCCTGGCGCCCCCTGGCCCAGCTGACCCCGGGCCAGTTCAACGCGTACCGCGCCGCCCTCGGCGAGGGCTCCGGCTTCCAGTCGGCGATGTACCGCCGGATGGAGTTCCTGCTCGGCGACAAGGCCGCCTCCATGCTGGTCCCGCACCGCGGCGCCCCGCGCGTCCACGCGGAGCTGGAGAAGGCCCTCCAGGAGCCCAGCCTCTACGACGAGGTGCTGAGCCTCCTCGCCCGCCGCGGCCTCCCGGTCCCGGAGTCGGTCCTCGACCGCGACCTCTCGCAGCGCTACGAGCCCTCGCCGGAGGTCGAGGCCGTCTGGACGGCCCTGTACGCGGACCCGGACGCCCACCTGGACCTGCACCGCCTCGGTGAGGTCCTCACCGACGTGGCCGAGCTGGTCTGGCGCTGGCGCAACGACCACCTGGTCGCCACCCGGCGCGCGATGGGCGCGAAGACGGGCACGGGCGGTTCGGCCGGCGTGACCTGGCTGGAGAAGCGGGCGCAGAAGAACGTCTTCCCGGAACTGTGGACGGCGCGCAGCCATGTCTGA
- the kynU gene encoding kynureninase — MSESHPDRGPDLAARAEALDAADPLGKLRDRFTLPEGVVYLDGNSLGALPAGVAARLAEVVTEQWGTRLIRSWTEGEANWWNAPERIGDRIAPLVGAAAGQVVVGDSTSVNLFKALVGAARLAVPGRTELLVDAATFPTDGYIAESAARMTGLRVVPVDPAAAAEAMGPDTAVVLLNHADYRTGRLHDLPALTAAAHAAGALVVWDLCHTAGALPVGLDAHGVDLAVGCTYKYLNGGPGAPAYLYVAARHQAAFDSPLPGWNGHADPFAMTPSYEAAQGVARARVGTPDILSMLALEAALDAWDGVAVEEVRAKSLALTDFFLDCVAAYVPAGKVEPVTPTGHAQRASQVSLRTENAEGVMRELISRGVIGDFRAPDVLRFGFTPLYVGFADAERAARTLGHIFG, encoded by the coding sequence ATGTCTGAGTCGCACCCGGACCGGGGCCCCGACCTGGCGGCCCGTGCCGAAGCCCTGGACGCGGCCGATCCCCTCGGCAAGCTGCGCGACCGCTTCACCCTCCCCGAGGGCGTGGTCTACCTCGACGGCAACAGCCTCGGCGCGCTCCCCGCAGGGGTGGCCGCCCGCCTCGCCGAGGTCGTCACGGAGCAGTGGGGCACCCGCCTGATCCGCTCCTGGACCGAGGGCGAGGCCAACTGGTGGAACGCCCCCGAGCGGATCGGCGACCGGATAGCCCCGCTGGTCGGCGCCGCCGCCGGACAGGTCGTCGTCGGCGACTCCACCAGCGTCAACCTCTTCAAGGCCCTGGTCGGCGCCGCCCGGCTGGCCGTACCCGGCCGGACCGAACTGCTCGTGGACGCCGCGACCTTCCCCACCGACGGCTACATCGCCGAATCGGCGGCCCGGATGACGGGCCTGCGCGTCGTCCCGGTCGACCCGGCCGCCGCCGCGGAGGCGATGGGCCCCGACACGGCCGTGGTCCTGCTCAACCACGCCGACTACCGCACCGGCCGCCTGCACGACCTCCCCGCCCTCACCGCGGCCGCGCACGCCGCCGGGGCGCTCGTCGTCTGGGACCTGTGCCACACGGCCGGGGCGCTGCCCGTGGGCCTCGACGCGCACGGGGTGGACCTCGCGGTCGGCTGCACGTACAAGTACCTCAACGGCGGCCCCGGCGCCCCCGCGTACCTGTACGTCGCCGCCCGCCACCAGGCCGCCTTCGATTCCCCGCTGCCGGGCTGGAACGGCCACGCGGACCCGTTCGCGATGACCCCCTCCTACGAGGCCGCGCAGGGCGTGGCACGGGCCCGCGTCGGGACCCCGGACATCCTGTCCATGCTCGCGCTGGAGGCCGCCCTGGACGCCTGGGACGGGGTCGCGGTCGAGGAGGTCCGCGCGAAGTCCCTCGCGCTGACCGACTTCTTCCTCGACTGCGTGGCGGCGTACGTCCCCGCGGGCAAGGTCGAGCCGGTCACCCCGACCGGGCACGCGCAGCGCGCCAGCCAGGTGTCGCTGCGCACGGAGAACGCCGAGGGGGTCATGCGCGAGCTGATCTCCCGCGGTGTGATCGGGGACTTCCGCGCCCCCGACGTCCTGCGCTTCGGATTCACCCCGCTGTACGTCGGCTTCGCGGACGCGGAGCGTGCGGCGCGCACACTGGGTCACATTTTCGGGTGA
- a CDS encoding alpha/beta hydrolase, translating into MTDPAVERDAAEAASAFSHPPVAPDATAAYGEHPDQIVDFHAPRGERAQPGVARSAPLVVVLHGGAWRAPYDRQHVTPFADFLARQGFAVANVEYRRGSLVPHQDAEGPVAGRWPETFDDVAAALDALPELAADALPEADPRRMVLTGHSAGGHLALWAAARHVLPKDAPAGWRLPSPPLLRGVVALAPIADFTVAQELGVCGGASAQLLGGAAAFAARRPYADPAALLPTGIATAVVQGRSDIVVSEAVSEAYVAAAALAGEMVGLTLLDGVGHFPLIDPAADACAVVSEEISQLAW; encoded by the coding sequence ATGACGGACCCCGCAGTCGAACGGGACGCCGCGGAGGCCGCCTCGGCCTTCTCCCATCCGCCCGTGGCCCCCGATGCCACGGCCGCCTACGGTGAACACCCCGACCAGATCGTCGACTTCCACGCACCGCGCGGGGAACGGGCGCAGCCGGGCGTCGCGCGCTCCGCGCCGCTGGTCGTCGTCCTGCACGGAGGGGCGTGGCGCGCCCCGTACGACCGGCAGCACGTCACCCCCTTCGCGGATTTCCTGGCCCGGCAGGGCTTCGCCGTCGCCAACGTCGAGTACCGGCGCGGGAGTCTGGTGCCCCACCAGGACGCCGAGGGCCCGGTGGCCGGCCGGTGGCCCGAGACCTTCGACGACGTGGCCGCCGCCCTGGACGCCCTCCCGGAGCTGGCCGCCGACGCCCTGCCGGAGGCCGACCCCCGCCGCATGGTGCTGACCGGCCACTCGGCCGGAGGCCACCTCGCGCTGTGGGCCGCGGCCCGGCACGTGCTGCCGAAGGACGCCCCGGCCGGCTGGAGGCTGCCCTCGCCGCCACTGCTGCGGGGGGTGGTGGCGCTGGCCCCGATCGCGGACTTCACGGTGGCGCAGGAGCTCGGGGTGTGCGGGGGAGCCTCGGCGCAACTCCTGGGCGGGGCGGCAGCCTTCGCCGCGCGGCGCCCGTACGCCGATCCGGCGGCGCTGCTCCCGACCGGCATCGCGACGGCGGTGGTCCAGGGGCGGAGCGACATCGTGGTGTCGGAGGCGGTGTCGGAGGCGTACGTCGCGGCGGCCGCGCTGGCGGGGGAGATGGTGGGCCTCACCCTGCTGGACGGGGTGGGCCACTTCCCCCTCATCGACCCGGCGGCGGACGCGTGCGCGGTGGTCTCGGAGGAGATCTCCCAGCTGGCCTGGTAG
- a CDS encoding AfsR/SARP family transcriptional regulator translates to MRFGLLGTLLVEDADGAARPLSAPKTRTLLAALLLRPNTVVSWDAVKSAVWGGTPPATAHASLHNHVARLRRALEGADGAPSRLRVSPEGFLLHVEEGELDSAVFEDRMRRARDARLRGDWPEVGTHTRAALALWRGTPLNDVNLMDGEPDSPAGRLEEMRLQILEWHYEGELHQGRHHGIAAELGDLVAAHPLRETFHGRLMLALYRDGRQADALRAYDTVRRTIREELGVGPGPELVALYQRILALDPELAAPPAEQSVTAAVGRPETAASPVPNQLPAAISDFIGRGRELARIVDELTAAGGPDGAVGATVVVHRVAGGGGMGKTTLTVQAAHRVRTRFPDGQVFLDLGGTTAAPMPPDIALGHLLRDLGLPSQDTPSGLQARVALFRSLIADRRMLLLLDDAGDAAQVRPLLPGIGGSAVLVTSRRRLNSLPGTRVDLGALSDEEAYQLLASIAGTDRVAAFPSATAEVIRVCGGMPLALRLAGARLAARPSWTTKDLARRLSVHGRALHELHADDLHVRAALLVSYDQLAQDCASCSTHDLPNHTRAFRLLGLLPGGTFAVAAAAAMLGDDEDATEDRLEHLVDAQLLDSPEPGRYQFHCLVQELARELCVETDAREDRSAAVERLVMWYLHRADEATGLLAPIARRIPLDRSDRTSSFTSYEEARLWCATEVANATAVVRLAHESGLHDLSWKLAAAMWAYYRLGSKDEWLTTHRIGLDAARKAGDESAEAWMLNGLGNQVARTAAPPESAIPHFRAAVDIHRRTPGREVQIASILSNIGVVYTDTGDDAKALEHYEEALEHYGRAGAPEQSAATLNNLADALGKLGRHTEALDALSRAEVIQRATEDHFSLAVGLSTRAEVLHSAARPAEALDAFRRALSIQEQIGDEYGQACALGHLGVSHAEQGQLEEAAACWERALRIYAKGGESGKATELRARLEALREPA, encoded by the coding sequence ATGCGATTCGGACTGCTCGGAACACTCTTGGTGGAGGACGCGGACGGGGCTGCGCGCCCGCTGTCGGCGCCCAAGACCCGCACGCTGCTGGCGGCCCTGCTGCTGCGCCCCAACACCGTGGTGTCCTGGGACGCCGTGAAGTCCGCGGTGTGGGGCGGGACGCCTCCGGCCACGGCCCACGCCTCCCTCCACAACCACGTGGCACGGCTGCGGCGCGCTCTGGAGGGGGCCGACGGGGCGCCGTCGCGCCTGCGGGTCTCGCCCGAAGGCTTCCTGCTGCACGTCGAAGAGGGCGAGTTGGACTCCGCCGTCTTCGAGGACCGGATGCGGCGGGCAAGGGACGCACGGCTGCGGGGCGACTGGCCGGAGGTCGGGACGCACACCCGCGCGGCGCTCGCCCTCTGGAGGGGCACGCCGTTGAACGACGTGAACCTCATGGACGGCGAACCGGACTCCCCCGCCGGCCGGCTGGAGGAGATGCGCCTGCAGATCCTGGAATGGCACTACGAGGGCGAGCTCCACCAGGGCCGCCACCACGGCATCGCCGCCGAACTCGGCGACCTGGTAGCGGCGCACCCGCTGCGGGAGACCTTCCACGGCCGGCTCATGCTCGCCCTGTACCGCGACGGGCGCCAGGCCGACGCACTGCGCGCGTACGACACCGTGCGCCGGACGATCCGCGAGGAGCTCGGCGTCGGTCCCGGTCCCGAGCTGGTGGCCCTGTACCAGCGCATCCTGGCCCTGGACCCGGAGCTCGCCGCGCCCCCGGCGGAACAGTCCGTGACGGCCGCCGTGGGGCGGCCGGAAACGGCGGCGTCACCGGTGCCGAACCAACTGCCCGCCGCGATATCGGACTTCATCGGCCGTGGACGGGAACTGGCCCGCATCGTCGACGAGCTCACCGCGGCAGGCGGACCGGACGGCGCCGTCGGCGCGACGGTGGTCGTCCACCGGGTGGCGGGCGGCGGCGGGATGGGCAAGACGACGCTCACCGTCCAGGCCGCCCACCGCGTCCGTACCCGGTTCCCCGACGGGCAGGTGTTCCTCGACCTCGGCGGTACCACCGCCGCCCCGATGCCGCCGGACATCGCCCTGGGACACCTCCTGCGCGATCTCGGCCTGCCCTCCCAGGACACACCGAGCGGGCTCCAGGCCCGCGTCGCCCTGTTCCGGAGCCTCATCGCGGACCGGCGCATGCTGCTCCTCCTGGACGACGCCGGAGACGCGGCGCAGGTCCGGCCGCTCCTCCCCGGAATCGGCGGCAGTGCCGTCCTGGTGACCAGCCGCCGCAGGCTGAACAGCCTGCCCGGCACCCGGGTGGACCTCGGCGCGCTCTCGGACGAGGAGGCGTACCAGCTCCTGGCCTCGATCGCGGGCACCGACCGGGTGGCGGCCTTCCCGTCCGCCACGGCCGAGGTGATCCGCGTCTGCGGCGGCATGCCCCTGGCGCTGCGTCTCGCCGGTGCCCGGCTCGCCGCCCGCCCGAGCTGGACCACGAAGGACCTCGCCCGGCGGCTGTCCGTGCACGGCCGGGCCCTGCACGAACTGCACGCCGACGACCTGCACGTACGGGCGGCCCTGCTGGTGAGCTACGACCAGCTGGCACAGGACTGCGCGTCCTGCTCGACGCACGACCTCCCGAACCACACCCGCGCCTTCCGGCTGCTCGGGCTGCTGCCGGGCGGGACGTTCGCCGTGGCCGCGGCTGCCGCGATGCTCGGCGACGACGAGGACGCCACCGAAGACCGGCTGGAGCACCTCGTCGACGCCCAGCTGCTGGACTCCCCCGAGCCCGGCCGGTACCAGTTCCACTGCCTGGTGCAGGAACTGGCGCGCGAGCTCTGCGTGGAGACCGATGCGCGGGAGGACCGCTCCGCAGCCGTCGAACGGCTCGTCATGTGGTACCTGCACCGCGCCGACGAGGCCACCGGCCTGCTGGCGCCGATCGCCCGCCGGATCCCGTTGGACCGCTCCGACCGGACGTCCTCCTTCACCTCCTACGAGGAGGCGCGCCTGTGGTGCGCGACGGAAGTGGCCAACGCCACGGCGGTCGTACGGCTGGCCCACGAGTCCGGGCTGCACGACCTGTCGTGGAAGCTGGCGGCGGCCATGTGGGCGTACTACAGGCTGGGTTCGAAGGACGAGTGGCTGACCACGCACCGCATAGGCCTCGACGCCGCCCGCAAGGCCGGGGACGAGTCGGCCGAAGCCTGGATGCTCAACGGCCTCGGCAACCAGGTCGCGCGCACGGCCGCCCCGCCCGAATCGGCCATCCCGCACTTCCGCGCGGCGGTGGACATCCACCGGCGGACGCCGGGCCGGGAGGTCCAGATCGCCTCGATCCTCAGCAACATCGGCGTCGTCTACACGGACACGGGCGACGACGCCAAGGCCCTCGAGCACTACGAAGAGGCCCTGGAGCACTACGGGAGGGCCGGGGCCCCGGAGCAGAGTGCCGCGACCTTGAACAACCTGGCCGACGCCCTGGGAAAGCTCGGCCGTCACACCGAAGCCCTCGACGCCCTCAGCCGGGCCGAGGTGATCCAGCGGGCGACCGAGGACCACTTCAGCCTCGCCGTGGGCCTCTCCACCCGGGCCGAAGTGCTGCACTCGGCCGCGCGCCCGGCCGAGGCCCTCGACGCCTTCCGCCGGGCCCTGTCGATCCAGGAGCAGATCGGCGACGAGTACGGCCAGGCCTGCGCCCTCGGACACCTCGGTGTCTCCCATGCCGAACAGGGGCAGCTGGAGGAGGCCGCCGCCTGCTGGGAGCGGGCACTGCGGATCTACGCGAAGGGCGGCGAATCCGGCAAGGCCACCGAGCTGAGAGCGCGCCTGGAGGCCCTGCGCGAACCGGCCTGA
- a CDS encoding peptidoglycan-binding domain-containing protein, with amino-acid sequence MLKFSKAVRAAAVTAAALAATALAGPAQAASGVGEIAYGDRGTGVKCVQLALNASNVHAGLQVDGIWGARTETAVRAFQSTNNSGVSEAGEVMWLDVDGIVGPNTGKVMFELIVHNAHNWANTCWANMPT; translated from the coding sequence ATGCTCAAGTTTTCCAAGGCCGTACGGGCCGCTGCCGTCACCGCCGCGGCCCTGGCCGCGACCGCGCTGGCCGGGCCGGCCCAGGCGGCGTCCGGCGTCGGGGAGATCGCGTACGGCGACCGCGGGACCGGAGTCAAGTGCGTGCAGCTGGCCCTCAACGCGTCCAACGTGCACGCCGGCCTCCAGGTCGACGGCATCTGGGGAGCGCGTACCGAAACCGCCGTGCGTGCGTTCCAGAGCACGAACAACAGCGGGGTGAGCGAGGCGGGCGAGGTCATGTGGCTCGACGTGGACGGGATCGTCGGTCCGAACACCGGCAAGGTGATGTTCGAACTCATCGTGCACAACGCTCACAACTGGGCCAACACGTGCTGGGCGAACATGCCCACCTGA
- a CDS encoding peptidoglycan recognition protein family protein: MTAFDRPGPHPRRRAVLTGTLAVGAAALLPLATPGRARAATGPVIADCATWGARQPSGSVRTLPTPPQKIIVHHTATPNVTDYSQSHAFDLARSMQAYQMDDERWIDTGQHFTISRGAHVVEGRHGSLAALQAGTRHVESAHCSGQNTVAVGIENEGTYSTVDPRSAQFSALVDLCAHICRQYGLAAYQIYGHRDFNSTACPGDRLYALLPQLRRDVAARIGGDPAAPVWPVLRSGDNGERVRTLQQLLIGRGAGLTADGAFGPATDAAVRDFQAAGRATADGIAGPQTWNQLVAPARRGDSGEAVKAVQGQLTAHGIATAVDGAFGPGTEAGVVRFQGTRSLPADGIVDARTWSRLVV, encoded by the coding sequence ATGACCGCGTTCGATCGCCCCGGACCGCATCCGCGCCGCAGGGCTGTACTCACCGGAACGCTCGCGGTGGGAGCCGCGGCACTGCTGCCGCTCGCGACACCGGGGCGGGCACGCGCCGCCACCGGCCCCGTCATCGCCGATTGCGCCACCTGGGGCGCCCGGCAGCCCAGCGGTTCCGTCAGGACGCTCCCCACCCCGCCCCAGAAGATCATCGTGCACCACACCGCGACCCCCAACGTCACGGACTACTCCCAGTCCCACGCCTTCGACCTGGCCCGGTCGATGCAGGCGTACCAGATGGACGACGAGCGCTGGATCGACACCGGTCAGCACTTCACCATCAGCCGGGGTGCCCACGTGGTGGAGGGCCGCCACGGCAGCCTCGCCGCCCTGCAGGCCGGAACGCGCCACGTCGAATCGGCCCACTGCAGCGGGCAGAACACGGTGGCCGTCGGGATCGAGAACGAGGGGACGTACTCCACGGTCGATCCCCGCAGCGCGCAGTTCTCCGCGCTCGTCGACCTGTGCGCGCACATCTGCCGCCAGTACGGGCTGGCGGCCTACCAGATCTACGGACACCGCGACTTCAACAGCACCGCCTGCCCCGGCGACCGCCTCTACGCGCTGCTGCCCCAGCTGCGCCGGGACGTGGCGGCGCGCATCGGCGGCGACCCGGCAGCGCCCGTATGGCCCGTGCTCAGGAGCGGGGACAACGGCGAACGCGTGCGTACGCTGCAGCAGTTGCTCATCGGACGCGGCGCCGGACTGACGGCGGACGGCGCCTTCGGACCGGCCACCGACGCCGCCGTGCGGGACTTCCAGGCCGCCGGCCGGGCCACCGCGGACGGCATCGCGGGCCCGCAGACCTGGAACCAGCTCGTCGCGCCCGCTCGGCGGGGCGATTCCGGCGAAGCGGTGAAGGCCGTGCAGGGCCAACTCACGGCGCACGGCATCGCGACGGCGGTGGACGGCGCCTTCGGGCCCGGGACGGAAGCGGGCGTGGTCAGGTTCCAGGGCACCCGGTCGCTGCCCGCCGACGGAATCGTGGACGCCCGCACCTGGAGCCGGCTGGTCGTATGA
- a CDS encoding peptidoglycan-binding domain-containing protein — MVTVRNGNSGAAVKALQVQLNKYNAGLAVDGAFGSGTESKVKAFQQSKGLNPVDGIVGPATWEALLSGSGSGSGGGSGTLTHAQAAAKFSAAGIGWTSSGGCSDRNSRTCTSFDGLRTSSANGAVSLKQAVGGCTVTITGGTETGHSAGTYSHANGYKLDFQHVACLTNYITGTFPRTGERAGDGAPLYTAPSGNIYADEGNHWDVTFMN, encoded by the coding sequence ATCGTCACCGTCCGCAACGGCAACAGCGGGGCGGCCGTCAAGGCCCTGCAGGTCCAGCTCAACAAGTACAACGCCGGACTCGCGGTCGACGGGGCCTTCGGCTCCGGCACCGAGTCCAAGGTGAAGGCCTTTCAGCAGTCCAAGGGCCTGAACCCGGTCGACGGGATCGTCGGACCGGCCACCTGGGAGGCGCTGCTGTCCGGGTCCGGCTCGGGCAGCGGCGGTGGCAGCGGAACCCTGACCCACGCGCAGGCGGCCGCGAAGTTCAGCGCGGCGGGCATCGGCTGGACGTCCTCCGGTGGCTGCTCGGACCGCAACAGCAGGACCTGCACCTCGTTCGACGGGCTGCGCACCTCCTCGGCCAACGGGGCCGTGTCCCTGAAGCAGGCGGTCGGCGGCTGCACGGTCACCATCACCGGGGGCACCGAGACGGGGCATTCGGCGGGCACCTACAGCCACGCCAACGGCTACAAGCTCGACTTCCAGCACGTGGCCTGCCTGACGAACTACATCACGGGCACGTTCCCGCGCACCGGTGAGCGGGCCGGCGACGGTGCGCCCCTGTACACCGCGCCTTCCGGCAACATCTACGCGGACGAGGGCAACCACTGGGACGTGACCTTCATGAACTAG
- a CDS encoding helix-turn-helix domain-containing protein, whose translation MAGPAGARFSGGAAEPPARERLAAEMRGLKTRSQLSYGRLAERTHYSRSSWERFLNGKQLPSRGAVREFAEATGSKDPGFLVALQEAALREAVLREAAPREGAQVEARAFVAPPFAAPYGPRPRGLVAMGGAGAGAVVGSVATAVLLVCVHRVRVRSGGS comes from the coding sequence ATGGCGGGACCGGCTGGGGCACGGTTTTCGGGGGGAGCCGCGGAACCGCCGGCCAGGGAACGGCTGGCCGCGGAAATGCGCGGGCTGAAGACGAGGTCCCAGCTGAGCTACGGGCGCCTCGCGGAGCGGACGCACTACAGCCGTTCGTCCTGGGAGCGTTTTCTGAACGGGAAGCAGCTGCCCTCGCGGGGGGCGGTGCGGGAGTTCGCCGAGGCGACCGGGAGCAAGGATCCCGGCTTCCTGGTCGCGCTGCAGGAAGCAGCCCTGCGGGAGGCAGTCCTACGGGAAGCGGCCCCGCGGGAAGGTGCCCAGGTGGAGGCACGCGCTTTTGTCGCGCCGCCGTTCGCGGCCCCGTACGGTCCCCGCCCGCGCGGCCTGGTGGCGATGGGCGGCGCGGGAGCCGGAGCCGTGGTGGGCAGCGTGGCGACGGCCGTGCTGCTGGTCTGCGTCCACCGGGTCCGGGTCAGGTCGGGCGGGTCCTGA
- a CDS encoding adenylosuccinate synthase, with product MPALVLLGAQWGDEGKGKATDLLGGSVDYVVRYQGGNNAGHTVVVGDQKYALHLLPSGILSPGCTPVIGNGVVIDPAVLLSELRGLNERGIDTSKLLVSGNAHVITPYNVTLDKVGERFLGKRKIGTTGRGIGPTYADKINRVGIRVQDLYDESILTQKVEAALEGKNQLLTKLYNRRAIESAQIVEELLGYAEQIKQYVADTTLIINKALDQDKVVLFEGGQGTLLDVDHGTYPFVTSSNPTAGGACTGAGVGPTKISRVIGILKAYTTRVGAGPFPTELFDADGEALRRIGGERGVTTGRDRRCGWFDAPIARYATRVNGLTDFFLTKLDVLTGWEEIPVCVAYEIDGKRVEELPYSQTDFHHAKPIYENFPGWSEDITKAKTFADLPKNAQAYVKALEEMSGAPISAIGVGPGRTETIEINSFL from the coding sequence GTGCCCGCTCTTGTGCTGCTCGGAGCTCAGTGGGGTGACGAGGGCAAGGGAAAGGCCACCGACCTGCTCGGTGGATCCGTTGACTATGTAGTGCGTTACCAGGGCGGCAACAACGCCGGCCACACGGTCGTTGTGGGCGACCAGAAGTACGCACTGCACCTTCTCCCTTCCGGCATCCTCTCCCCCGGATGCACCCCGGTCATCGGCAACGGTGTCGTCATCGACCCGGCCGTCCTGCTCTCCGAGCTGCGCGGCCTCAACGAGCGCGGCATCGACACCTCGAAGCTGCTGGTCAGCGGCAACGCGCACGTGATCACGCCGTACAACGTCACCCTCGACAAGGTCGGCGAGCGCTTCCTCGGCAAGCGCAAGATCGGTACGACCGGCCGCGGCATCGGACCGACCTACGCGGACAAGATCAACCGCGTCGGCATCCGGGTCCAGGACCTCTACGACGAGTCGATCCTCACCCAGAAGGTCGAAGCGGCGCTGGAGGGCAAGAACCAGCTCCTCACGAAGCTGTACAACCGCCGTGCGATCGAGTCGGCGCAGATCGTCGAAGAGCTGCTCGGCTACGCGGAGCAGATCAAGCAGTACGTCGCCGACACCACCCTGATCATCAACAAGGCGCTCGACCAGGACAAGGTCGTGCTCTTCGAGGGCGGCCAGGGCACCCTGCTCGACGTCGACCACGGCACGTACCCCTTCGTCACCTCCTCGAACCCGACCGCCGGTGGCGCCTGCACCGGTGCGGGCGTCGGCCCGACGAAGATCAGCCGCGTCATCGGCATCCTGAAGGCGTACACGACCCGCGTCGGCGCCGGCCCGTTCCCGACCGAGCTGTTCGACGCGGACGGCGAGGCCCTGCGCCGCATCGGTGGCGAGCGCGGTGTGACCACCGGCCGTGACCGCCGCTGCGGCTGGTTCGACGCCCCGATCGCGCGTTACGCGACCCGCGTCAACGGCCTGACGGACTTCTTCCTCACCAAGCTGGACGTGCTGACCGGCTGGGAAGAGATCCCGGTCTGCGTGGCGTACGAGATCGACGGCAAGCGCGTCGAGGAGCTCCCGTACTCGCAGACGGACTTCCACCACGCGAAGCCGATCTACGAAAACTTCCCCGGCTGGTCCGAGGACATCACCAAGGCCAAGACCTTCGCGGACCTCCCGAAGAACGCCCAGGCGTACGTCAAGGCCCTCGAGGAGATGTCGGGCGCCCCGATCTCCGCGATCGGCGTCGGCCCCGGCCGCACCGAGACGATCGAGATCAACTCGTTCCTCTAG
- a CDS encoding diacylglycerol kinase, with amino-acid sequence MSHAGAPVGGLLVLVDPVARRLDGESVRIAKDVLSAGAAAKICLPDSREEFARALARRGHRQPVIVGDDRALVRAVGLLHRERALSEGAVSLIPVGPAGSLVLALQLGVPLSAVAAARAVLDGAVGMRDLLVDDSDGVVLGGIGIPPPPVGAGSGSRSGARSGPGGVPRPAGPSVWNAYRSLVRTFGRPAAGAASATRSGGGHRLRVEADGVVLADVDGLVEDVAVSAREGDGLADVLVRMRAAAAPGVGQGQGQGQGVVLGSGSGAGAGAGRVVRVRASAVTVSGEDFRYRSDVGITGPVRRRTWTLHPGAWGLTLPLQR; translated from the coding sequence ATGAGCCATGCGGGCGCGCCGGTAGGCGGCCTGCTCGTGCTCGTCGACCCGGTCGCCCGCCGTCTTGACGGCGAGTCCGTGCGAATCGCGAAAGATGTGTTGTCAGCGGGAGCGGCGGCGAAAATTTGCCTCCCGGACTCACGGGAGGAGTTTGCGCGGGCCCTGGCCCGCCGGGGTCATCGGCAGCCGGTGATCGTCGGCGACGACCGCGCACTCGTACGGGCCGTCGGTCTGCTGCACCGGGAGCGGGCGCTCTCCGAGGGGGCCGTTTCGCTGATTCCGGTGGGGCCGGCGGGGTCGCTCGTACTGGCCCTGCAGCTCGGCGTGCCGCTGTCGGCCGTGGCGGCCGCGCGGGCGGTCCTGGACGGGGCCGTCGGCATGCGGGACCTGCTGGTCGACGACAGCGACGGGGTGGTGCTGGGTGGGATCGGGATCCCACCGCCGCCGGTCGGGGCCGGATCCGGGTCCCGGTCCGGGGCCAGGTCCGGGCCCGGGGGCGTCCCGCGGCCGGCCGGGCCGTCGGTGTGGAACGCGTACCGCTCGCTGGTCCGTACCTTCGGCCGCCCGGCGGCGGGAGCCGCGTCCGCCACCCGGTCCGGTGGCGGCCACCGGCTGCGGGTGGAGGCCGACGGGGTGGTCCTGGCGGACGTGGACGGGCTGGTGGAGGACGTCGCGGTGTCGGCACGGGAGGGTGACGGGCTCGCGGACGTGCTGGTCCGGATGCGGGCGGCCGCGGCACCGGGCGTGGGGCAGGGGCAAGGGCAGGGCCAGGGCGTCGTCCTCGGATCCGGCTCCGGCGCCGGGGCCGGGGCCGGACGGGTGGTGCGGGTTCGGGCGTCGGCGGTGACAGTGTCCGGGGAGGATTTCCGCTACCGGTCGGACGTCGGCATCACCGGCCCGGTCCGGCGCCGTACGTGGACCTTGCACCCGGGCGCCTGGGGGCTGACACTGCCGCTGCAGCGCTGA